The Saccharothrix variisporea genome has a segment encoding these proteins:
- a CDS encoding CPBP family intramembrane glutamic endopeptidase: MEGTRVDPPVSGARSGWRLLAVFLVAELVWFAVSVGVLVVSGAGDDRIPVGTLLVVLVVPTAVAALVGLAGAALVGSGARQGRVGRTLAWRWSGKDFGIGLLVGVGGLLVTIPAATVWTSLVGEDASSAVGEAFEGRHLAAPAAVVMFLAVWLVAPLGEEVLFRGVLWRALEQWGWNRWVVFGTTSVVFAVAHMELLRTPLLLVVSLPVGFARLITGNLLASVVAHQANNFLPALGLLLLTTGTPA, from the coding sequence GTGGAGGGGACGCGTGTCGATCCGCCCGTGAGCGGGGCGCGGAGTGGGTGGCGGCTGCTGGCCGTGTTCCTCGTGGCCGAGCTGGTGTGGTTCGCCGTGTCGGTGGGGGTGCTGGTGGTGTCGGGGGCCGGGGACGACCGAATCCCGGTCGGCACCCTGCTGGTCGTGCTCGTCGTGCCGACCGCCGTCGCGGCGCTGGTGGGGCTGGCGGGGGCCGCGCTGGTCGGGTCCGGGGCGCGGCAGGGGCGGGTCGGGCGGACGCTGGCGTGGCGGTGGAGCGGGAAGGACTTCGGGATCGGGCTGCTGGTCGGGGTCGGCGGGTTGCTGGTCACGATCCCGGCCGCCACGGTGTGGACGTCGCTGGTCGGCGAGGACGCGAGCTCGGCCGTGGGTGAGGCGTTCGAGGGGCGGCACCTCGCCGCGCCCGCCGCCGTCGTGATGTTCCTCGCCGTCTGGCTGGTGGCCCCGCTGGGCGAGGAAGTGCTGTTCCGGGGCGTGCTGTGGCGGGCGCTGGAGCAGTGGGGGTGGAACCGGTGGGTCGTCTTCGGGACGACGTCCGTCGTGTTCGCGGTGGCGCACATGGAACTGCTGCGCACCCCGCTGCTGCTCGTGGTGTCGCTGCCCGTGGGGTTCGCGCGCCTGATCACCGGGAACCTGCTCGCGAGCGTCGTTGCGCACCAGGCCAACAACTTCCTGCCGG
- a CDS encoding DUF2306 domain-containing protein yields the protein MLRAPVVIGGIPIPDDHPVFLAVLAVHVAAGLTAVLAGGVAAALRKRPGWHPRAGRVFLWAVAVVFGSLVVLSVLRWPHNTHLLAIGTVTFTLAVAGFVARRRGALRVHAVCMAGAYTGLLTGFYVDNGENLPLWRDLPHITYWLLPTAVGVPLLVLALRRNFGTP from the coding sequence GTGCTGCGGGCACCGGTGGTGATCGGCGGCATCCCGATCCCGGACGACCACCCGGTCTTCCTCGCGGTCCTGGCGGTGCACGTGGCCGCCGGGCTCACCGCCGTGCTCGCGGGCGGTGTGGCGGCGGCGCTGCGCAAGCGACCCGGATGGCACCCGCGCGCCGGCCGGGTCTTCTTGTGGGCCGTGGCGGTGGTGTTCGGGTCGTTGGTGGTGTTGTCGGTGCTGCGGTGGCCGCACAACACCCACCTGCTGGCCATCGGCACGGTCACGTTCACGCTGGCAGTGGCCGGTTTCGTCGCTCGTCGCCGGGGGGCACTGCGCGTGCACGCGGTGTGCATGGCGGGTGCCTACACAGGACTGCTGACCGGTTTCTACGTCGACAACGGCGAAAACTTGCCGCTGTGGCGCGATCTTCCGCACATCACCTACTGGCTGTTGCCCACTGCGGTCGGCGTGCCGCTGCTGGTTCTCGCGCTGCGCCGCAACTTCGGGACACCTTGA
- a CDS encoding aquaporin gives MRPLPHRLLAEYLGSLLLAALVIGSGIAAQTLSPQDTGLQLLENAAATAAGLYAIILVFGPVSGGHFNPAVSLADAAFGGLPWREVPAYALAQTVGCTSGAIVANTLFDLAPISIATTDRATVPHALSEVVATVGLLLVIFSLTRTGRAALAPAAVGAYIGAAYFFTSSTSFANPAITVGRAFSDTFAGIAPASVPAYVVTQTIAVPAAILLLRLLHPTPAPTPAPTPAPAPAPAPEGHLR, from the coding sequence ATGCGTCCCCTGCCCCACCGGCTCCTGGCCGAGTACCTCGGCAGCCTCCTGCTCGCCGCGCTCGTCATCGGCTCGGGCATCGCCGCGCAGACCCTGTCGCCGCAGGACACGGGCCTGCAACTGCTGGAGAACGCCGCCGCCACCGCCGCAGGCCTCTACGCGATCATCCTGGTCTTCGGCCCGGTCAGCGGCGGCCACTTCAACCCGGCCGTGTCGCTGGCGGACGCCGCGTTCGGCGGCCTGCCGTGGCGTGAGGTCCCCGCCTACGCGCTGGCCCAGACCGTGGGCTGCACCAGCGGCGCGATCGTCGCGAACACCCTGTTCGACCTGGCCCCGATCAGCATCGCCACCACCGACCGCGCCACCGTTCCCCACGCCCTGTCCGAGGTCGTGGCCACGGTCGGCCTGCTGCTGGTGATCTTCTCCCTGACCCGCACCGGCCGCGCCGCCCTGGCCCCGGCCGCGGTCGGCGCGTACATCGGCGCGGCGTACTTCTTCACCAGCTCCACCAGCTTCGCCAACCCGGCCATCACGGTCGGCCGCGCGTTCAGCGACACCTTCGCCGGCATCGCCCCCGCGTCCGTCCCCGCCTACGTCGTGACCCAAACGATCGCCGTCCCCGCCGCAATCCTCCTGCTCCGCCTACTCCACCCCACTCCCGCCCCCACTCCCGCTCCCACCCCCGCTCCCGCTCCCGCTCCCGCTCCCGAAGGGCACCTCCGTTGA
- a CDS encoding DUF1062 domain-containing protein, translated as MNSSVLVGGERPEVDRKALWVVRELGLPVVVRACVSCRGGRHRATGKVRVNASGKLLDVWLLIGCEQCGRTSKVPVHERTHVGALDHDLLVRYQDNDPGIVRQLVMDAGLAGRAKYRLDWSGTWELSTDLPFHEFDPERPLPLEVVVRFELPVPVRVRKLLTAGFGVGRAVVQGLVDAGRVLLPVPLDGKVREDFTFFVVDAEPEVRPCG; from the coding sequence ATGAATAGCAGTGTGCTCGTCGGTGGCGAGCGGCCGGAGGTTGATCGGAAGGCGTTGTGGGTGGTCCGGGAGTTGGGGCTGCCGGTCGTCGTTCGGGCGTGTGTGTCGTGTCGGGGTGGTCGTCATCGTGCGACCGGGAAGGTTCGGGTCAACGCCAGCGGCAAGTTGCTCGACGTCTGGTTGTTGATCGGGTGTGAGCAGTGCGGGCGGACGTCGAAGGTGCCCGTGCACGAGCGCACGCATGTGGGTGCCTTGGACCACGATCTCTTGGTGCGGTACCAGGACAACGATCCCGGGATCGTGCGGCAGCTGGTGATGGACGCCGGGCTGGCCGGTCGGGCGAAGTACCGGCTCGACTGGAGCGGCACGTGGGAGTTGAGCACCGACCTGCCGTTCCACGAGTTCGACCCCGAGCGCCCGTTGCCGCTGGAGGTCGTCGTGCGGTTCGAGTTGCCGGTGCCGGTTCGGGTGCGGAAGCTGCTCACGGCCGGGTTCGGGGTGGGTCGCGCGGTGGTTCAGGGCCTGGTCGACGCCGGGCGCGTCCTGCTGCCGGTGCCGCTGGACGGGAAGGTGCGCGAGGACTTCACCTTCTTCGTGGTCGACGCGGAGCCGGAGGTGCGACCGTGCGGATGA
- a CDS encoding DUF4396 domain-containing protein: protein MQHEHHDHAHGAGHEGHEHHEHHAGHQEHSAHEHHGHAGGASWGMAASATLHCLTGCAIGEVLGMIIGTALGFGNLGTIVLAVALAFVFGYALTMRGVLKAGVGFQQALKVALAADTVSIIVMEIIDNTVMVVVPGAMEAGLSSALFWGALAFSLAVAFVLTVPVNKWLMGRGAGHAVVHAYHH from the coding sequence ATGCAGCACGAGCACCACGACCACGCACACGGCGCAGGTCACGAGGGGCACGAGCACCACGAACACCACGCCGGCCACCAGGAGCACTCGGCCCACGAGCACCACGGTCACGCGGGCGGTGCGTCCTGGGGCATGGCCGCCTCTGCGACGCTGCACTGCCTCACCGGCTGCGCCATCGGCGAGGTGCTCGGCATGATCATCGGCACCGCCCTCGGCTTCGGCAACCTGGGCACGATCGTGCTGGCCGTGGCACTGGCGTTCGTCTTCGGCTACGCGCTGACCATGCGCGGTGTGCTCAAGGCCGGCGTCGGGTTCCAGCAGGCCCTCAAGGTCGCGCTCGCCGCCGACACCGTGTCGATCATCGTGATGGAGATCATCGACAACACGGTGATGGTCGTGGTGCCCGGCGCGATGGAGGCGGGCCTGTCCAGCGCCCTGTTCTGGGGTGCGCTGGCGTTCTCGCTGGCGGTGGCGTTCGTGCTGACCGTGCCGGTGAACAAGTGGCTGATGGGCCGCGGCGCGGGCCACGCGGTCGTGCACGCGTACCACCACTGA
- a CDS encoding low molecular weight phosphatase family protein: protein MTTKPEVLFVCVHNAGRSQMAAALLQHYALGRVKVRSAGSAPADKVNPAAAEALAELGLDITAEVPSKLTTEDVEASDVVITMGCGDTCPVFPGKRYLDWDLEDPAGQGLDAVRPIRDDIDRRVRTLLSELLDPQT, encoded by the coding sequence TTGACCACCAAGCCCGAAGTCCTCTTCGTCTGCGTCCACAACGCCGGCCGCTCCCAGATGGCCGCCGCCCTGCTCCAGCACTACGCCCTGGGCCGCGTCAAGGTCCGCTCCGCCGGCTCGGCCCCGGCCGACAAGGTCAACCCGGCCGCCGCCGAGGCCCTGGCCGAACTGGGCCTGGACATCACCGCAGAGGTCCCGTCCAAGCTCACCACCGAGGACGTCGAGGCCTCGGACGTGGTCATCACCATGGGCTGCGGCGACACGTGCCCGGTCTTCCCCGGAAAGCGCTACCTCGACTGGGACCTGGAAGACCCGGCCGGCCAGGGCCTCGACGCCGTCCGCCCGATCCGCGACGACATCGACCGCCGCGTGCGCACCCTGCTCTCCGAACTCCTCGACCCCCAGACCTGA
- a CDS encoding MFS transporter, whose translation MTPDPRRWWALGVLAAAQFMVIMDTSIIAVALPDMQAQLGFTPSGLQWVFNAYAVALGGLLLLGGRLSDLWGARRVFAAGWGVLTLGSVIAAAAGDAGTEVVGRAVQGVGAALLAPAAMTLLMVLFAGQPKELPKALAFYGAAAPAGGTAGVFLGGVITEWLTWPWVFVLYVPIGLLTLALTPKLLPAVPGRPGGLDVGGAIAVTGGLALAVYAIVQAPERGWTSTATLLQLAGAAVLLVAFALLQRAVRNPLMPLKVWRTPDLAAANLAMLLLGAAWIPMWYFLNLYVQQVLGFGAFASGAALLPMTALMMVLMTTVTGRLIGRFGTKRLIVTGLAVLAAGLGLLATANPDGSFAADVLPGSLVSAIGMALVFIPATMSAIGGVAPEQGGLASGIVNTTYQVGSALGLAAMTAIATSRGGDRLGDAVALTEGYSAAFVAAAVVALGGAGLAAITLRGSRTKDEDPTPVRV comes from the coding sequence ATGACTCCCGACCCGCGCCGCTGGTGGGCACTCGGTGTGCTCGCCGCGGCCCAGTTCATGGTCATCATGGACACCTCGATCATCGCCGTGGCCCTGCCGGACATGCAGGCCCAGCTCGGCTTCACGCCCAGTGGCCTGCAATGGGTGTTCAACGCCTACGCCGTCGCGCTGGGAGGCCTGCTCCTGCTCGGCGGCCGGCTGTCGGATCTGTGGGGCGCCCGCAGGGTCTTCGCGGCGGGCTGGGGCGTCCTCACGCTCGGATCGGTGATCGCCGCCGCGGCCGGTGACGCCGGCACCGAGGTCGTCGGACGCGCCGTCCAGGGTGTCGGCGCGGCACTGCTCGCACCGGCGGCGATGACGTTGCTGATGGTGTTGTTCGCGGGACAGCCCAAGGAACTGCCCAAGGCGCTGGCGTTCTACGGTGCCGCCGCGCCCGCCGGCGGCACGGCCGGGGTGTTCCTGGGCGGGGTGATCACCGAGTGGCTGACCTGGCCGTGGGTGTTCGTCCTCTACGTCCCGATCGGCCTGCTCACCCTCGCCCTGACCCCGAAGCTGCTGCCCGCCGTCCCCGGCCGTCCCGGCGGTCTGGACGTCGGCGGCGCGATCGCGGTGACCGGCGGCCTCGCGCTGGCCGTGTACGCGATCGTCCAGGCCCCCGAACGCGGCTGGACCTCGACGGCGACCCTCCTCCAGCTCGCCGGCGCGGCGGTGCTGCTGGTCGCCTTCGCCCTGCTCCAGCGCGCGGTGCGCAACCCGTTGATGCCGTTGAAGGTGTGGCGCACCCCGGACCTGGCCGCCGCCAACCTCGCGATGCTGCTGCTGGGCGCGGCGTGGATCCCGATGTGGTACTTCCTCAACCTCTACGTCCAGCAGGTGCTCGGGTTCGGCGCGTTCGCCAGTGGTGCGGCGCTGCTGCCGATGACCGCGCTGATGATGGTCCTGATGACGACCGTCACCGGTCGCCTGATCGGCCGCTTCGGCACCAAGCGGCTCATCGTCACCGGCCTGGCCGTGCTCGCCGCGGGCCTGGGCCTGCTGGCCACCGCGAACCCCGACGGCAGCTTCGCCGCGGACGTCCTGCCCGGGTCGCTGGTCTCGGCCATCGGCATGGCGCTGGTGTTCATCCCGGCCACCATGAGCGCCATCGGCGGGGTCGCCCCGGAGCAAGGCGGACTCGCCTCGGGCATCGTCAACACCACCTACCAGGTCGGATCGGCCCTCGGCCTGGCCGCCATGACCGCCATCGCCACCTCCCGGGGCGGCGACCGGCTCGGTGACGCCGTCGCGCTGACCGAGGGCTACTCGGCGGCGTTCGTCGCGGCGGCGGTGGTCGCGCTCGGCGGTGCGGGGCTGGCGGCGATCACCTTGCGCGGCAGCCGGACGAAGGACGAAGACCCGACCCCCGTGCGGGTCTAG
- a CDS encoding MBL fold metallo-hydrolase, with translation MRPLAPGVFQLLGRPPHMINAYLVEDVLVDAGTPAARRRISRQLRGQRLSAHVVTHAHPDHFGSSHAVCDEFDLPLWAGQRDIQAIETATPATAPGRLPKLLSHMKMPDPHPVTKGLKEGDEVAGFTVLDVPGHSPGHIALWRDHDGVLICGDVFFRLLGVSGPPDFLTWDREQNRESMRRLADLRPKLVLFGHGRPLRDPDRLRRLVG, from the coding sequence ATGCGACCGCTGGCACCGGGTGTCTTCCAACTGCTGGGACGTCCGCCCCACATGATCAACGCCTACCTGGTCGAGGACGTGCTGGTGGACGCCGGCACACCCGCCGCGCGCCGCCGGATCTCGCGCCAGCTGCGCGGTCAGCGGCTCAGCGCGCACGTCGTCACGCACGCCCACCCCGACCACTTCGGGTCCAGCCACGCCGTGTGCGACGAGTTCGACCTGCCGCTGTGGGCGGGGCAGCGCGACATCCAGGCGATCGAGACCGCGACCCCGGCCACCGCGCCCGGCCGGTTGCCCAAGCTGCTGTCGCACATGAAGATGCCCGACCCCCACCCCGTCACCAAGGGGCTCAAGGAGGGCGACGAGGTCGCCGGGTTCACCGTGCTGGACGTGCCCGGCCACTCGCCCGGCCACATCGCCCTGTGGCGCGACCACGACGGCGTGCTGATCTGCGGTGACGTGTTCTTCCGGCTGCTGGGCGTCTCCGGGCCGCCGGACTTCCTGACCTGGGACCGCGAGCAGAACCGCGAGTCCATGCGCCGGCTCGCCGACCTGCGGCCCAAGCTCGTCCTGTTCGGGCACGGCAGACCGCTGCGCGACCCCGACCGGCTGCGCCGCCTGGTCGGATGA
- a CDS encoding heavy-metal-associated domain-containing protein codes for MSNTNETGLDFVVQGMTCGGCASKVTGAVQAVAGVQDVRVDLAGGRLSVTGPVDESAITAAVEGAGYAVARA; via the coding sequence ATGTCGAACACCAACGAGACCGGCCTCGACTTCGTCGTCCAGGGCATGACCTGCGGCGGGTGCGCGTCCAAGGTCACCGGCGCCGTGCAGGCCGTGGCGGGGGTCCAGGACGTGCGGGTGGACCTCGCGGGTGGCAGGCTCAGCGTGACCGGCCCGGTGGACGAGTCGGCGATCACCGCCGCCGTCGAGGGTGCGGGTTACGCCGTCGCGCGCGCCTGA
- a CDS encoding helix-turn-helix transcriptional regulator, which translates to MHLEARLAVIRSFLPERRQEASAHLRGYADLPGVTPDERTLLGLLAQTGRYEVWPAEEVAATARRALAGGAYFEDCTGSAEALVAWVVALVALISADGVEDARQEIDRAKKRVHRHGSPVEFAMVCNPAIFLHWQLGDVAFVEAEAEGVLAALSQEDPVAHVIASRATATHFGAYGALERGDVDGAAGLLDRFAAEHSDVPSVIPTIWLHEPRAAVALARGNPDLARAEAFAQRDRLHAVGVDPPTISWRAPAVRALLLLGEHREARALADELLAVARKWNTPTEVGAALRVLAHADPDNRLDLLTESTTVLDRSPARLHLARALVDLGEALRVAGRRTEARDPLHRAADLATDCGSTALRTRAAAALEALGDRPRKPVSAGVEALTASERRVADLAVTGRANREIAQELFVTPKTVENHLGRIYTKLGINGRRELARALT; encoded by the coding sequence ATGCACCTGGAGGCGCGGCTGGCGGTCATCCGGTCGTTCCTGCCCGAACGGCGGCAGGAGGCTTCCGCGCACCTGCGCGGCTACGCCGACCTGCCCGGCGTCACCCCCGACGAGCGCACCCTGCTCGGGCTGCTCGCCCAAACCGGCCGCTACGAGGTGTGGCCGGCCGAGGAGGTCGCCGCCACGGCCCGGCGCGCGCTGGCCGGCGGCGCGTACTTCGAGGACTGCACCGGCAGCGCCGAGGCCCTGGTGGCGTGGGTGGTGGCGCTGGTCGCGCTGATCTCCGCGGACGGCGTCGAGGACGCCCGCCAGGAGATCGACCGGGCCAAGAAGCGGGTGCACCGGCACGGTTCGCCGGTCGAGTTCGCGATGGTCTGCAACCCGGCGATCTTCCTGCACTGGCAGCTGGGCGACGTGGCGTTCGTCGAGGCGGAGGCCGAGGGCGTGCTGGCGGCGCTGTCGCAGGAAGACCCCGTGGCGCACGTGATCGCGTCGCGCGCCACCGCGACCCACTTCGGCGCGTACGGCGCGCTGGAACGCGGTGACGTCGACGGTGCCGCGGGCCTGCTCGACCGGTTCGCGGCCGAGCACTCCGACGTGCCCAGCGTGATCCCCACGATCTGGCTGCACGAGCCGCGCGCCGCCGTCGCCCTGGCCCGCGGCAACCCGGACCTGGCCCGCGCGGAGGCGTTCGCCCAACGCGACCGGCTGCACGCGGTCGGCGTCGACCCGCCTACGATCTCCTGGCGGGCGCCCGCCGTCCGGGCCCTGCTGCTACTCGGCGAGCACCGCGAGGCCCGCGCCCTGGCCGACGAACTCCTCGCCGTGGCCCGGAAGTGGAACACCCCGACCGAGGTCGGCGCGGCACTGCGGGTCCTGGCCCACGCCGACCCGGACAACCGCCTGGACCTGCTCACCGAGTCCACGACGGTCCTGGACCGCTCCCCGGCCCGCCTGCACCTGGCCCGCGCCCTGGTGGACCTGGGCGAGGCCCTGCGCGTGGCCGGCCGCCGCACCGAGGCCCGCGACCCCCTGCACCGCGCCGCGGACCTGGCCACCGACTGCGGCTCCACCGCCCTGCGCACGCGCGCGGCAGCCGCCCTGGAAGCCCTCGGCGACCGCCCGCGCAAACCGGTGTCCGCCGGCGTCGAAGCCCTGACCGCGAGCGAACGCCGCGTGGCGGACCTGGCGGTCACGGGCCGCGCGAACCGCGAGATCGCCCAGGAACTGTTCGTCACGCCGAAAACCGTGGAGAACCACCTGGGTCGCATCTACACCAAACTCGGCATCAACGGCCGCCGCGAACTCGCCCGCGCCCTGACGTAG
- a CDS encoding helix-turn-helix domain-containing protein yields the protein MTADWNPDLVARSRVHAALGEPARLAVVEHLLLGDASPGELGRALRLPSNLLAHHVKLLEQAGVVAKFRSEGDHRRTYLRLRAPALAGLTPTGWREASRVVFVCSRNSARSQLAAALWKRRSRVPVASAGTRPADRVHPLAVETARAHGLSLTRARTRRLDDVLRPDDLVVAVCDNAHEELPGDPTARLHWSVPDPAAVATREAFDHAYLDLADRVDRLVPAMRTPVEP from the coding sequence ATGACTGCTGACTGGAATCCCGACCTGGTCGCCCGGTCCCGCGTCCACGCGGCACTGGGCGAGCCGGCGAGGCTGGCCGTGGTCGAGCACCTGCTGCTGGGTGACGCGTCCCCCGGCGAGCTCGGCCGCGCCCTCAGGCTGCCCAGCAACCTGCTCGCCCACCACGTGAAGCTGCTGGAGCAGGCCGGGGTCGTGGCGAAGTTCCGCTCCGAGGGCGACCACCGCCGCACCTACCTGCGCCTGCGCGCCCCCGCCCTGGCCGGTCTCACCCCCACCGGCTGGCGGGAGGCCTCCCGGGTGGTGTTCGTGTGCAGCCGCAACTCCGCGCGTTCCCAACTCGCCGCCGCCCTGTGGAAGCGCCGCAGCCGCGTGCCGGTCGCCAGCGCCGGCACCCGCCCCGCCGACCGCGTCCACCCGCTCGCGGTCGAGACGGCCCGTGCGCACGGCCTGTCCCTGACCCGTGCCCGCACCCGGCGGCTGGACGACGTCCTGCGCCCCGACGACCTGGTGGTCGCCGTGTGCGACAACGCCCACGAGGAACTGCCCGGCGACCCGACCGCTCGCCTGCACTGGTCGGTCCCCGACCCGGCCGCGGTCGCCACCCGCGAGGCGTTCGACCACGCCTACCTCGACCTGGCCGACCGCGTCGACCGCCTCGTCCCCGCCATGCGCACACCCGTGGAGCCCTGA